In a single window of the Penaeus chinensis breed Huanghai No. 1 chromosome 4, ASM1920278v2, whole genome shotgun sequence genome:
- the LOC125025096 gene encoding kynureninase-like: MQTSKPNEVLQSFAAKHGVDVLNREFAELMDSLDPLRGCRERFAIPKRGTLPGADPAVAEGDKECIYLCGNSLGLKPVKADRYIQDQLDKWARMGVEMHFEEPLPAAKCDSYLREELGRLVGADPSSVCLMNGLTVNLHLLLLSFYQPTQTRFKILLEGHAFPSDRYAMRSQAELRGFDPNEAVLEINPREGESTLRTEDILKVIREQGSSIAVVCLSGVQYYTGQKFDMETITKAAREEGCLVGWDVAHAVGNVRLELDKWGVDFACWCTYKYLNSGPGCIGGAYVNKRHEQRDAPHLKGWWSNKESTRFQMRDGCDTAPGIDGFRLCNPPPILVALVKASLEIFDEVGMDKILDKQFLLTGYLELLLKAHFSIGDTDVPTTTIITPEDVNERGSQLSLEFSYPLHQVHKELQKRGVVCDVRLPNAMRITPAPLYNSFQDVHYFITILQDVFSICKTEAA, translated from the exons ACGTCCAAGCCCAACGAGGTACTCCAGAGTTTCGCTGCCAAACATGGGGTGGATGTCCTCAACAGGGAGTTCGCTGAATTGATGGATTCCTTGGATCCTTTGCGAGGATGCAGAGAGAG ATTCGCCATCCCAAAGCGAGGGACACTACCCGGAGCAGACCCCGCTGTGGCCGAGGGAGACAAAGAGTGCATCTACCTCTGCGGGAATTCCCTGGGGCTCAAACCCGTCAAGGCCGATCGTTACATTCAGGATCAGCTCGACAAATGGGCCAGGAT GGGCGTCGAGATGCACTTCGAAGAGCCCCTCCCAGCTGCCAAATGCGACAGCTACCTTCGGGAGGAGCTCGGGAGACTGGTAGGCGCCGACCCGTCCAGTGTCTGTCTCATGAATGGCCTGACAGTCAATCTTCACCTGttactcctctccttctaccAGCCAACGCAAACCCGCTTCAAAATCCTCCTCGAAGGCCACGCGTTTCCTTCAGACAGA TACGCCATGAGATCCCAGGCGGAACTTCGAGGTTTCGACCCTAACGAAGCGGTGTTGGAGATCAACCCCAGAGAAGGCGAAAGCACGCTCCGCACAGAAGATATTCTAAAG GTGATCAGAGAACAAGGCTCCAGCATCGCCGTCGTGTGTCTGAGCGGCGTCCAGTACTACACGGGGCAGAAGTTCGACATGGAGACCATCACGAAGGCAGCGCGGGAGGAGGGCTGCCTCGTGGGTTGGGACGTCGCTCACGCCGTGGGGAACGTGCGCCTGGAACTCGATAAGTGGGGCGTTGACTTCGCTTGCTGGTGCACTTATAAG TACCTGAACAGCGGGCCGGGGTGCATCGGCGGGGCGTACGTGAACAAGCGGCACGAGCAGCGGGACGCGCCTCACCTCAAGGGCTGGTGGAGCAACAAGGAATCGACGCGGTTCCAGATGCGCGACGGCTGCGACACGGCGCCCGGCATCGATGGCTTCAGGCTGTGCAACCCGCCGCCAATTCTTGTGGCTCTCGTGAAAGCCAGTCTGGAG ATATTCGACGAAGTGGGGATGGATAAGATCCTGGACAAGCAGTTCCTTCTGACAGGTTACTTAGAGCTCCTTCTGAAGGCCCACTTCAGCATCGGCGACACCGATGTCCCTACAACCACGATCATTACACCAGAGGACGTCAACGAGAGAGGAAGTCAGCTCTCCCTGGAGTTCTCGTACCCGCTCCATCAGGTCCACAAGGAGCTGCAAAAACGTGGCGTGGTG tgcGACGTCCGCCTTCCCAACGCGATGAGGATAACTCCGGCGCCGCTCTACAACAGCTTTCAGGACGTACACTATTTCATCACGATCTTGCAAGATGTCTTCAGCATATGCAAGACCGAGGCTGCCTAA